The Montipora capricornis isolate CH-2021 chromosome 3, ASM3666992v2, whole genome shotgun sequence genome window below encodes:
- the LOC138041064 gene encoding uncharacterized protein, which produces MEKSMNNFVGLKNLKEQFLRFTRTQLQNDRRKHLRQAIAEDTPLHLVFAGNPGTGKTTFARRVADLLFSIKKIKKNKIVEVQRSDLISQYLGSSTEKTKAKILEARGGVLFIDEAYRLIPAAGGKDFGREAIEELMSVMEDGDPVMIFTGYKDKMEKFLDVNPGLRSRIYRNFVFADYSTEELEEIFHLKAAKKGFRVDANVGELLTRQTSERQRSKMNARLVRILLHESIEEASNRLPLDAPLSQLMELKASDIEAACTRLPPLPQSDPNAT; this is translated from the exons ATGGAGAAATCGATGAATAATTTCGTAGGCCTTAAAAACCTTAAGGAGCAGTTCCTTAGGTTTACTCGAACGCAGTTGCAAAACGACAGGAGGAAGCACCTTCGTCAAGCAATTGCCGAAGACACACCGTTACATTTGGTCTTTGCCGGAAACCCAGGAACCGGAAAGACCACTTTTGCCAGACGTGTGGCAG ACCTGCTCTTcagtataaaaaaaattaaaaagaataaaatcgtGGAGGTTCAAAGATCAGATCTTATAAGTCAGTATCTTGGATCCTCCACCGAGAAAACTAAAGCAAAAATTCTGGAAGCTCGTGGGGGCGTGCTATTCATCGATGAGGCGTATCGGCTCATACCAGCTGCAGGCGGAAAGGATTTTGGCCGTGAGGCTATAGAAGAATTGATGTCGGTGATGGAGGATGGGGACCCAGTGATGATTTTCACAGGATACAAGGACAAGATGGAAAAGTTCCTCGACGTGAACCCTGGATTAAGGTCCAGGATATATAGAAATTTTGTATTTGCCGATTATTCCACCGAGGAACTAGAGGAAATCTTCCACTTGAAAGCGGCTAAAAAAGGATTCAGAGTGGATGCCAATGTGGGAGAACTTTTAACTCGTCAAACTTCAGAAAGACAAAGAAGTAAGATGAATGCCCGCCTCGTTCGAATTTTGCTGCACGAGTCAATCGAAGAGGCAAGTAACAGGTTGCCTCTCGATGCCCCTCTATCTCAACTTATGGAATTGAAGGCAAGCGACATAGAGGCAGCTTGCACTCGTCTTCCTCCGCTTCCACAAAGTGATCCCAATGCGACGTAA
- the LOC138041683 gene encoding uncharacterized protein — translation MIKLTIPRSDSHSLRDVLNENLKRGESLPFSRWKEDWKAQYSTQGIDVSSAESDLCATSYERWIDCPTCLILALNRASKKRNWDSTSVSLDVSVPLADILRPEDDTLHSSTDPSIPSGTYQLFALIVKSEEERFYTCIKSGGQASDKWTVYDGLQVKDFSMTDELLETLSGGVNCDFYDILSFIIHLRQSQG, via the exons ATGATAAAACTGACTATTCCCCGATCAGACAGCCATAGCTTGCGCGATGTCTTAAATGAAAACTTAAAACGTGGCGAATCGCTTCCATTTTCAAGGTGGAAAGAGGATTGGAAGGCTCAATATTCTACCCAAGGCATTGATG TCTCAAGTGCGGAATCTGATCTTTGCGCTACAAGTTATGAGAGATGGATAGACTGCCCTACGTGCTTGATTTTAGCGTTGAATCGAGCTAGCAAGAAGCGGAATTGG GATAGCACGTCTGTGTCGCTGGATGTCAGTGTGCCACTAGCAGACATTTTAAGGCCTGAAGATGACACACTTCATAGTTCAACTGACCCATCCATACCTAGTGGAACGTACCAGTTATTCGCACTGATAGTGAAATCGGAGGAAGAGAGGTTTTATACATGCATAAAATCAGGAGGACAAGCAAGCGATAAATG GACTGTATACGATGGACTGCAAGTTAAAGACTTCTCTATGACAGACGAATTACTGGAAACCTTATCGGGAGGAGTGAATTGTGATTTTTATGATATCCTTTCGTTCATTATACATTTGCGACAGTCTCAGGGTTAG